A stretch of Imperialibacter roseus DNA encodes these proteins:
- a CDS encoding aminotransferase class V-fold PLP-dependent enzyme, with translation MNRRKLFKILGAGVGSLPLVAYGRNYRKLSPERSNDLFEQWEGKFSEAIVTDEAFWQRFATDFYDISPGFINLENGYFGVQPIPVNAAYHQFVDKVNRESSRYMRMDYWNDWQMVMDSLAGFTGASKEALLVTRNATEALNILINGFPLKAGDEVILQHHDYHSMIEAFQMLEKRKGIKLKFIDVPLLPKSEDEVVKLYESAISPVTTLILVTHLTHLTGQVLPVKTICEMARNKGVEVMVDAAHSFAHLDYKLADLGADMVGVNLHKWYANPLGAGLLYVKKEKINKLSPMFGDFTQPADSINKLGHFGTLASPALLTIPVAGKFNNLVTIKVKQARLHYLKAYWTSKAAAMKRVEVHTPLAPDQSGAIAAFSVAGISADDTVKRLLDEYGVFTVKRQLKDREVVRVTPNLYNSVADLNRLLKGIEGLSRG, from the coding sequence ATGAACAGAAGGAAGCTATTCAAAATTTTGGGTGCAGGAGTAGGCTCATTGCCACTAGTGGCTTATGGCAGAAACTACCGGAAGTTATCGCCAGAGCGCTCAAATGATTTGTTTGAACAATGGGAGGGGAAGTTCAGCGAAGCTATCGTTACCGACGAAGCTTTCTGGCAACGCTTCGCTACAGATTTTTACGACATATCGCCCGGCTTCATCAACCTGGAAAATGGGTACTTTGGCGTTCAGCCTATTCCTGTCAATGCTGCCTATCATCAGTTTGTCGACAAAGTCAACCGTGAGTCGTCCCGCTATATGCGAATGGACTACTGGAACGACTGGCAAATGGTGATGGACAGCCTCGCCGGTTTCACTGGTGCTTCTAAAGAAGCGTTGCTGGTCACCCGCAATGCCACGGAAGCTTTGAACATTCTGATCAACGGGTTTCCGCTCAAGGCGGGGGATGAAGTAATACTTCAACACCACGACTACCACAGCATGATTGAGGCCTTTCAAATGCTGGAGAAGCGGAAGGGTATAAAGCTCAAATTTATCGATGTGCCACTGTTGCCAAAAAGCGAAGATGAAGTAGTAAAATTGTACGAATCGGCGATTTCACCCGTAACAACCCTTATTTTGGTGACACATTTGACCCATCTGACAGGACAGGTGCTGCCAGTGAAAACGATCTGCGAAATGGCCCGCAACAAAGGCGTAGAGGTGATGGTAGATGCAGCACACAGCTTTGCTCACCTGGACTACAAACTGGCCGACCTGGGCGCCGATATGGTTGGCGTCAACCTTCACAAGTGGTATGCGAATCCGCTTGGCGCTGGCTTGCTGTATGTGAAGAAGGAAAAAATCAACAAGCTGTCGCCCATGTTTGGCGACTTCACACAACCGGCTGACAGCATCAATAAACTGGGACACTTTGGTACGCTGGCAAGCCCGGCGCTGCTAACTATTCCGGTGGCGGGCAAATTCAATAACCTGGTGACGATCAAAGTCAAGCAAGCCAGGCTGCACTACCTGAAAGCTTACTGGACGTCGAAAGCTGCTGCCATGAAAAGGGTAGAGGTGCACACGCCGCTGGCTCCTGACCAGAGTGGTGCCATTGCTGCCTTCAGCGTTGCTGGCATAAGTGCTGATGATACCGTCAAAAGGCTTTTGGATGAATATGGCGTATTTACCGTGAAGCGTCAACTAAAAGACCGGGAGGTGGTGAGAGTGACACCCAATCTTTATAACAGCGTAGCCGACCTGAACAGGCTGCTGAAAGGCATCGAAGGACTTAGTCGGGGATAG
- a CDS encoding tetratricopeptide repeat-containing sensor histidine kinase yields MMGSSINAMRRIWRFFIAFLLLTSVSAIAQNDRFDDLRQQFKTAPTDSLRLVFLDELSYSFVRENFDSSVYYAGLQKALAQAAHDSVMLAYAYKNYGRAFEEQGEMDSAIRYIEKALSVEKASHNESGMAGSYHNLGLVYDRLGNMNVAMEYYLNALEIKEKLGNPLALSSTVNAIGFVYKAQDQHQKSLEQFQKALDLLIEGEGSDNRIRGAYNNIGLAYMNLKKYDSARSYYRRSVAGIKEDDNLRGFGAFYNNMGVTYDENLQFDSALYYYTQSLRVKSRSGDKYGMSSTNHNLAVNYRRGGFPDKAIAHERASIALAKQYKFLELRMKSTDGLRESFAATNQIDSAYFYTLVWKELSDSLQRIERGETVMQLEAKYESEKKDKELALNQVTLAQQQSSLRSEARLRYLLLGGLALLTVFLVYAYRSERVKSKSNNLLQLKNQEIEEKSLELARSLGEKEALLKEIHHRVKNNLQVISSILNMQSRSTANPEMISAIQEGQSRVKAMALIHQKLYQTEKLSEIDFREYAEELVEHLSTVFSPNGQNGIVNKVAGSNIKLDIDLAIPLGLILNELISNAYKYAFEGKPEGEISVELTRTADGQLQLAVDDNGNGLPQDFSIDNVKSLGLKLVNILTRQLNGQLSFHSVKGAHFSIVLHEDRLTT; encoded by the coding sequence ATGATGGGTTCGTCAATCAATGCGATGCGACGTATTTGGAGATTCTTTATTGCCTTTTTGCTCCTCACCTCTGTGAGTGCTATCGCCCAAAACGACAGGTTTGACGACCTGAGACAACAGTTCAAAACAGCACCCACGGATTCACTCAGGTTAGTTTTTCTTGATGAGCTGTCGTACAGTTTCGTAAGGGAAAATTTCGATTCTTCTGTCTACTATGCCGGTTTGCAAAAGGCACTGGCACAAGCCGCCCATGATAGCGTGATGCTTGCCTATGCTTATAAAAACTACGGACGGGCTTTCGAAGAACAAGGAGAGATGGACTCAGCCATACGCTATATTGAGAAAGCGCTAAGTGTAGAAAAAGCCAGCCATAACGAAAGCGGAATGGCAGGTTCCTACCATAATCTAGGACTGGTCTACGACCGGCTGGGCAACATGAACGTGGCCATGGAGTACTACCTTAACGCTCTCGAAATAAAGGAGAAGTTGGGAAATCCTCTAGCCCTTTCTTCCACAGTAAATGCCATTGGGTTTGTTTATAAAGCTCAGGATCAGCATCAAAAATCGCTAGAGCAGTTCCAAAAAGCGCTCGATCTCCTCATTGAGGGAGAAGGTTCTGATAACAGAATCAGAGGTGCCTACAACAATATTGGCCTGGCCTACATGAATTTAAAGAAGTATGATTCGGCACGGAGCTATTACCGCCGGTCAGTGGCTGGAATCAAAGAAGACGACAACCTCCGGGGCTTCGGTGCTTTCTACAATAATATGGGAGTCACCTACGACGAGAATCTACAGTTTGATTCTGCGCTGTACTACTACACGCAATCTCTTCGTGTGAAGAGTCGGTCGGGCGATAAATATGGAATGTCGAGCACGAATCACAACCTGGCTGTTAACTACCGGCGGGGCGGGTTTCCTGACAAGGCCATTGCGCACGAGAGGGCCTCTATAGCATTGGCTAAGCAGTACAAATTCCTGGAATTACGCATGAAATCCACTGATGGTCTTCGTGAGTCATTTGCTGCCACTAATCAAATTGACTCAGCTTATTTTTATACACTGGTTTGGAAGGAGCTTTCGGATTCTCTTCAGCGCATTGAAAGAGGAGAAACTGTGATGCAACTTGAAGCCAAATATGAAAGTGAAAAAAAAGACAAGGAGCTGGCCCTGAATCAGGTGACGCTCGCCCAGCAGCAGTCAAGCCTCAGATCGGAGGCCCGGCTTAGGTACCTGTTGCTTGGCGGCCTTGCACTGCTAACTGTCTTCCTGGTTTATGCTTATCGCTCCGAAAGAGTCAAGTCGAAATCCAACAATTTGCTTCAACTGAAAAACCAGGAGATTGAGGAAAAAAGCCTGGAGTTGGCCCGGTCGCTGGGCGAGAAGGAGGCACTGCTTAAAGAGATACACCACAGGGTGAAAAATAACCTCCAGGTTATCAGCAGCATCCTCAACATGCAGAGCAGGTCCACCGCCAACCCTGAGATGATTTCCGCCATTCAGGAAGGGCAGAGCCGTGTAAAAGCCATGGCCCTGATCCATCAAAAACTTTACCAGACAGAGAAGCTTTCCGAGATAGATTTCCGGGAATACGCAGAAGAATTAGTGGAACATCTCTCCACTGTTTTTAGCCCAAACGGACAAAACGGAATTGTGAATAAAGTAGCTGGATCAAATATTAAATTAGATATTGATCTGGCCATACCATTGGGGCTTATACTCAATGAGTTAATTTCAAATGCATATAAGTACGCTTTTGAAGGGAAGCCGGAAGGAGAAATAAGTGTAGAGCTGACAAGAACTGCGGATGGCCAGCTGCAACTTGCTGTGGACGATAACGGCAACGGTTTGCCCCAGGACTTCAGCATCGACAACGTGAAATCGCTGGGGCTGAAGCTGGTCAATATTCTTACCCGTCAGCTGAACGGACAGTTGTCTTTTCATTCGGTGAAAGGGGCTCATTTCTCTATTGTGCTTCATGAGGACAGGCTTACCACTTAA
- a CDS encoding LytR/AlgR family response regulator transcription factor, whose protein sequence is MSKIKILIVEDELIIAEDMRELLEGMGYEVPFVAMNLKEGLEALDKYQPDLVMLDIMMGGRPSGIELARHIRSNCDLPFIYCTSHADKATVEEAKATKPNGYLVKPFNADELYSSIEIALVNFAIPVNSNAAPEASRQTEMLVKDGMFVKNGQMFVKVKFDQMLWLEPDGNYTNIVTGASKYVVRSSLKDILDHLPKDAFFRAHRSYVINLEHVQAIDLHQVKIAEHLIPLGKVYRDELIRRLNLMQ, encoded by the coding sequence ATGAGTAAAATAAAAATTCTGATTGTTGAAGATGAGTTGATCATAGCCGAAGACATGCGTGAGCTGCTTGAGGGAATGGGTTATGAGGTGCCTTTTGTGGCGATGAACCTCAAAGAGGGGCTAGAGGCTTTGGACAAATATCAGCCCGATTTGGTCATGCTGGATATTATGATGGGAGGGAGGCCTTCCGGCATTGAGCTGGCTCGCCATATAAGAAGCAACTGCGACCTTCCCTTTATCTACTGCACGTCACACGCCGACAAGGCCACTGTGGAAGAAGCCAAGGCAACCAAGCCCAATGGCTATCTGGTGAAACCGTTTAATGCAGACGAGCTCTACTCATCAATAGAAATTGCCCTCGTCAATTTTGCCATACCTGTTAATTCAAACGCTGCACCGGAAGCTTCCCGGCAAACAGAAATGTTGGTAAAGGACGGCATGTTCGTTAAGAATGGACAAATGTTTGTAAAGGTGAAATTTGACCAGATGCTTTGGCTGGAGCCAGATGGGAACTACACCAATATTGTTACAGGAGCATCAAAGTATGTTGTTCGATCAAGCCTGAAGGATATTCTGGATCACCTGCCGAAAGATGCATTTTTCAGGGCGCACCGCTCTTATGTGATTAACCTGGAGCATGTGCAAGCCATCGACCTGCATCAGGTAAAAATCGCTGAACACCTGATTCCACTGGGAAAAGTATATCGTGATGAGTTAATACGGAGACTCAATCTGATGCAGTAA